Within the Prevotella scopos JCM 17725 genome, the region CAATACGGAGAAGGCGATCGTTTCTTAGGCGTTACCGTACCTAATATCAGAACGATTGCCAAACGGCACAAAGAGATTTCACTTGAAGAAATAAGAGAGTTGCTAGAGTCAGAATGGCACGAAGTGCGTCTTTGCGCCTTAATTATTATGGTAGAAACCAGTAAGAAAAAAGATGAGACCTTACGACAGAAACTATTTGACCTCTATCTATCGCAAACCAATCATATCAACAATTGGGATCTCGTTGACTTATCTTGTCACCACATTGTTGGTGAATATCTGCTCGACAAGTCACGTGATATTCTTTATCAGCTTGCTCAAAATCGATTATTATGGGATAATCGTATTGCGATTGTATCAACTTACGCCTTTATCCGCAAAGGACAATTAGAAGATACCTATGCGCTGAGCGAATTGATGATGCATCATCCACACGACTTAATGCACAAGGCAATTGGTTGGATGCTACGTGAAGCGGGGAAGCGAGATTCCGACCGCCTTTACGATTATATTATGAGCCACAGAGCAGATATGCCACGCACCATGCTACGTTATGCAATAGAGAAGTTCTCACCCATAGAACGTTCTATTCTCATGAAGCGTGCCTAACATCTATCTTTTCTTCCCCCACCCCATCACGCATTTGCTAGGGCATAATACTTTGAAATAATAAGCTACTAGTTATGTAGAAGATGAAAGGAGAAAGAAATATAGACAAGAAAATGATGTTGATTATTAGGGTAGAAATAAGGAATTAATTTAAACGTGAAGAAGTTAAGAACAAACAACAAGCTAAACGCTCATAATTCACAACACAAAATAATAAAATATCCTATATTTTTCTTACCTTTGCATTCAGAACATAATATTAATTTAACGATAGAAAAAGAAAATGAAACCTACATTATTACTTCTTGCGGCAGGTATGGGAAGCCGCTACGGCGGGCTGAAGCAGCTCGATGAGCTAGGACCTAATGGTGAGACCATTATGGACTATTCTATCTATGATGCTATTCAGGCTGGATTTGGAAAGATTGTTTTTGTTATCCGCAAGGATTTCGAGGAGCAGTTCCGTAGTCAGGTTCTGTCAAAGTATGAGGGTCATATCCCTACAGAACTTGTCTTCCAAAGCATCGATGCATTGCCTGAAGGGTTCAATGTTCCAGAAGGGCGTGAGAAGCCATGGGGTACGAACCATGCTGTATTGATGGCTTTACAAGTTATCAGAGAGCCTTTCTGCGTTATCAACTGCGATGATTTTTATAATCGTGACTGCTTCAAAGTAATAGGTAAGTTCCTTGCTGACCTTCCAGAAGGTTCTACAAATAAGTATGCAATGGTTGGTTTCCGCATAGGTAACACGCTGAGTGAGAATGGTACTGTTGCTCGTGGTATCTGCTCAACTGATGCTAATGGTAACCTTACGACAGTTGTTGAACGTACAGAGATTGAACGCCGTGATGGTGAAATCAAGTATAAAGACGATAATGGAGAGTGGGTTGCTGTTGATGAGAACACTCCTGTATCTATGAATGTATGGGGCTTCACACCTGACTACTTCGACTATAGTGAGGCTTACTTCAAGGAATTCCTCTCTGATCCAAAGAACATGGAGAACAAGAAGTCTGAATACTTCATTCCATTGATGGTAAACAAACTCATCAACGATGGCACATCAACAGTGAAAGTACTTGACACTACCAGTAAGTGGTTTGGTGTAACTTACGCAGCCGACCGCCAGGGTGTGGTTGACAAGATTCAGTCACTAGTTGACGAGGGTGTATATCCTGCTAAATTGTTCTAACACATAACCCCTGCCTGGGTACTACCTCCGCATACATTCTTCGAAATCCTTCAAGGTGTAAGACGGATATTCAGGCAGGGGTCTATATTTCTCTCACTTGTACACACTATGGCATAATTGCCAAACAACTTTCAAACACTCATCAAAGCTCATTGCTATAATGGAATTAAACCTACTGAATAAAGAAGAACTTGCAGCACTTCGCAACCTTCTCTCCAATGCAAAAAACATCGTAATCTGTGCTCATAAATCACCTGATGGTGATGCAACAGGTTCGTCGTTGGCGTGGATGCATTATCTAAACCAAATTGGCAAGGCAAACGTTAAGGTATGTATGCCTGATGCAACACCTGATTTCTTGCATTGGCTCCCAGGACATAATTCCGTTATTCGTTATGATAGACGACCAAAGGAGGTTGAGAAAGTTTTCAAGGAGGCTGACCTCGTTTGCTGTCTCGACTTCAACCAAAGTTCACGTGTTGATGCAATGCAAGGAGTTTTGGAGGCTTCAACAGCTCTTCGTCTGCTCATTGATCATCATTTAGAGCCTGAGACGAACAATGCACTGACAATTTCTCATCCTGAAATGTCAAGTACATGTGAGATTGTCTTCCGCCTGATTAGTCAGTTAGATGGCTACGAGAAGATGACAACCCAATGTGCATCCTGCATTTATTGTGGTATGATGACCGACACAGGTGCCTTCACCTATAATTCGTCACGCCCAGAGATATTCTATATTATCGGTCAACTTCTTGCAAAGAATATTGATAAGGACGAGATTTATAACCGTGTATTCCATAACTATTCTACCAACGCTCTCCGTCTCCGAGCTCACATTATTCTCAACAAGATGAAAGTAATTGAGGAGTTACACGCATCCTATTATACAGTAACAAAGGAAGAAATGACACAATTCCATTTCATTAAAGGTGACATGGAAGGGCTTGTAAATATTCCACAACAGATTAAAGGACTAAAACTAAGTATATCTTTGCGCGAAGACACTGAGAAGCCAAAGACCATCCTCGTGAGTCTCCGTTCATGCAACGGATTCCATTGTCAACCAATGGCAGCAAAGTTCTTTAATGGCGGAGGGCATGCTGACGCCTCTGGAGGCAAATTAAATTGCACCATCGAAGAAGCTGAACAAATCGCCATCAAAGCAATATTATATTATAAGGAAGAGTTGAAATAAGCAGAGAATCATCTCTACTCTACACTATCCTCCTCACCATATAGATTTAACCACACATCATGAACATTTTAGAACTCTCTCAAAAACGTTTTTCCGTACGTAAATACAGTGACATTCCTGTGTCAGAAGAGGACTTAAGTTATATCCTTGAGGTGACACGTATGGCACCATCAGCTGTCAATAAACAGCCATGGAAATTTGTTGTCATAAAGTCAGAAGAGTCACAAAAGAAACTTCATGAATGCTACAATCGTGAATGGTTCAAGTCAGCACCACTTTACATCATCTGTATGCGTGAGGTTGAGAAGAACTGGATCCGGTCAGAGGATAACAAGCAGCATGGTGATATCGATGTGGCCATTGCAACTGAACACCTATGCCTAGCTGCCACTGAACGTGGTTTAGGCACTTGTTGGGTATGTAACTTCAATGTTGCCAAACTGAAAGAGACCTTTCCATATCTAGGTTTTGAGCCAGTTGTCATCGTACCTGTTGGTCACCTTGCTGACGACTGTCCAACGAATGAGAAGAAAAGAAAGCCACTAGAAGAAATAATAGACATCATTTAGTCCGTAAGGAAATCTTCGTTACCAGTAAATAATTAGTCATAAGTTTATTAATAAAAGCTTGAAATAAAGATTTATAATGGTAATCATAAATAACTTCTTCATCCTTTATCAGATAAACAGATAGTAAACATCTTCTTAAACATTACTAATATAATACAGGACTTGTTAGTAAAAAGGTTGACACAAGCTGAAGATAACAAGTTACAAAGTGTCAATCATATTTGAAACTTAAATTATTAAACATAAAAGCAGAAGAAGAATCTGCATATTATCATTTAAATTCATAAATAAATTATGCGTATTCTGGGAAACATCATCTGGTGGATATTTGGCGGATTAGAGGCTGCTATCGGTTATTTTACAGGTAGTTTAGCACTTGCCATCACCATTATCGGCATACCAGCTGCAGTACAAACATTCAAGCTCGGACTCTTGTGTCTATGGCCTTTTGGGGCAGAAGTGAGAGAAGGAGAAAGTCTTTCAGGCTGTATCACCATTCCACTCAATATCATTTGGATAATCTTTGGTGGTTTTTGGGCATGTCTTACCCACATCTTCTTTGGACTACTTCTTGCCATCACGATTATAGGTATTCCTTTTGCAAAGCAACACTTTAAAATGGCAGGTCTGTCCCTTGCTCCATTTGGTAAAGATGTTGAACTTCACCTTTAGTTCAAAGATTAAAATAAAGGTATTTTAAAAACATTTGAATTAAATTCTTTTAATTCCTTGGTAGAACTATTAAAAGTCAGTATCTTTGGCAAAAACAAAGGAGAAAAAGCCCATGATTACGCAAGACAACTTCAACCAGGAATATGCTGACCCTATAGAGGAACAGCAAATCCGCCATTTCGTGTGCATGGAGATGGGACGACAGATTCACAGATACATCAAAGCAATGCACGGCAGCAAACAACAGATGTTACGCTTTGAAGAGCATCTGAAAGACCTACCTATGAAGGAAAAGGAGGCTGCTATTGCACGATACATCGACTTAAACCGCAAGGCTATCAAAGGATTAGACATGAAGATTGTCTTAGCTCGTGCGATGGCAAACTACTCTGACACCTTCGATTACCTCGTAACATTGGTCAACGATAAACGAAAGATGGTGAAGTATCTGAACCTTATACGTGAGATTTACATTCAGTATCATGAGGTTATCGAACGAAAAGGGAAGTTTGGTATTCTCGATCACAGAGGACGTACACTCGTTGAACCGAAGTATGAGTTCCTTCGTACTTGTTATGTCTATGTTGACGACTTGCGAACAATGCCACTCATAGCACAAATTGATGGGAAGCTTGGCTTAATACTCCCTGACGGGAAGGATACCATTGTGGCACCATTCGTCTATGATAGTATTTCGTTGAGAGACGAACCACCTTACTTTGAAGCAAAGAGAGGAAACAAGAAAGTTCTGCTTAACACAGATGGTGAAGAGCAATAGATTAGAAAAGAGGGTGTGTCAAAATGTACACATCCTCTTTTTTATGCACAAAGCCCCGACTTTCTCAAGCCAGGGCTTTGCTATTTCCTAAAGTTTTTGTACCTTTAGGCATACAAAAAATCTCATTATGGCAAAGGTACACTTTCGTTCTTACATACACAAGAAAATGATTCTTTTTCCTCAAAGAATCGATAAGGATATCGCAGAAGATGACCCTGTTCGTCTTTTAGATGCCTTGGTGGATAATCTTATGTTGGATAATGTCTACAAACTTTATAAACCCAGTGGTCGCAAGCCTTATCATCCACAAATGATGCTCAAGGTGATTCTTTACGCTTACATGAATAATATCTATTCCTGCCGTCGTATAGAGTCGCTTCTCAAGCGTGACATTCATTTCATCTATCTGGCAGGATATGAGCAGCCTGATTTTATTACCATCAATCGTTTTCGTAATCGTGTGAAAAAGGAAATCAACAATATATTCACACAAGTCGTATTAATACTTGCAGCCAAAGGTTTGATAAGTCTTGACGTTGAATATATTGACGGCACAAAAATAGAATCGAAAGCCAACAAGTATACCTTCGTTTGGAAGAGAACCGTGGAAAAGAACCGCACCAAGTTGCAGGAACAAATACGCACACTCTTGCTTCAGGTTGATGATGTCATAGCGCAGGACAATGCCGCTAAAAAGAAGGTATTGAGTTCACTGCAGCTCTGCTCGATGAGATATCCGAGGAATTGAACAAGTCTTTGGAATCAATCCCTAAACCTAAGACAAAAGAAGAGAAGCAGGCTGTTAGAACCAAGAAAAAACAGCTTAAAGAGCTTGAGAAGAAACGTAATAAACTCCAGGAGTATGACCAACACCTTGAGATTATGGGAGAGAGAAACTCCTACAGCAAGACCGACCCTGATGCCACGTTTATGCACATGAAGGAGGACGCTATGCGGAACGGACAGACTAAGCCTGGATATAATCTGCAGATAGCAACGGAGAACCAGTTCATCACCGACTTTGCACTCTATGCCAATCGTACCGATACACTCACACTACCTTCTTTCTTGGAGTCCTTCAAATCACGCTATCATCGTTATACCAAGACAGTCGTAGCTGATTCAGGGTATGGCTCCGAGGAGAACTATCTGTTCATGGACGTACATAATATGGAAGCCTATGTGAAGTATAACTACTTCCATAAAGAGCAGCGTCCACGCCACACACCTAACCCATTCAGTCCCGCAAGCCTTTAT harbors:
- a CDS encoding DNA alkylation repair protein, which produces MTQINKTITQELQSLSNAEKREIFPKFFKAGKGQYGEGDRFLGVTVPNIRTIAKRHKEISLEEIRELLESEWHEVRLCALIIMVETSKKKDETLRQKLFDLYLSQTNHINNWDLVDLSCHHIVGEYLLDKSRDILYQLAQNRLLWDNRIAIVSTYAFIRKGQLEDTYALSELMMHHPHDLMHKAIGWMLREAGKRDSDRLYDYIMSHRADMPRTMLRYAIEKFSPIERSILMKRA
- a CDS encoding DHH family phosphoesterase; its protein translation is MELNLLNKEELAALRNLLSNAKNIVICAHKSPDGDATGSSLAWMHYLNQIGKANVKVCMPDATPDFLHWLPGHNSVIRYDRRPKEVEKVFKEADLVCCLDFNQSSRVDAMQGVLEASTALRLLIDHHLEPETNNALTISHPEMSSTCEIVFRLISQLDGYEKMTTQCASCIYCGMMTDTGAFTYNSSRPEIFYIIGQLLAKNIDKDEIYNRVFHNYSTNALRLRAHIILNKMKVIEELHASYYTVTKEEMTQFHFIKGDMEGLVNIPQQIKGLKLSISLREDTEKPKTILVSLRSCNGFHCQPMAAKFFNGGGHADASGGKLNCTIEEAEQIAIKAILYYKEELK
- a CDS encoding nitroreductase family protein, with amino-acid sequence MNILELSQKRFSVRKYSDIPVSEEDLSYILEVTRMAPSAVNKQPWKFVVIKSEESQKKLHECYNREWFKSAPLYIICMREVEKNWIRSEDNKQHGDIDVAIATEHLCLAATERGLGTCWVCNFNVAKLKETFPYLGFEPVVIVPVGHLADDCPTNEKKRKPLEEIIDII
- a CDS encoding nucleotidyltransferase, coding for MKPTLLLLAAGMGSRYGGLKQLDELGPNGETIMDYSIYDAIQAGFGKIVFVIRKDFEEQFRSQVLSKYEGHIPTELVFQSIDALPEGFNVPEGREKPWGTNHAVLMALQVIREPFCVINCDDFYNRDCFKVIGKFLADLPEGSTNKYAMVGFRIGNTLSENGTVARGICSTDANGNLTTVVERTEIERRDGEIKYKDDNGEWVAVDENTPVSMNVWGFTPDYFDYSEAYFKEFLSDPKNMENKKSEYFIPLMVNKLINDGTSTVKVLDTTSKWFGVTYAADRQGVVDKIQSLVDEGVYPAKLF
- a CDS encoding YccF domain-containing protein — translated: MRILGNIIWWIFGGLEAAIGYFTGSLALAITIIGIPAAVQTFKLGLLCLWPFGAEVREGESLSGCITIPLNIIWIIFGGFWACLTHIFFGLLLAITIIGIPFAKQHFKMAGLSLAPFGKDVELHL